From one Triticum urartu cultivar G1812 chromosome 3, Tu2.1, whole genome shotgun sequence genomic stretch:
- the LOC125543793 gene encoding probable methyltransferase PMT2, whose translation MARSLTENKTRTASIVLVVFGLCSFFYLLGVWQRSGFGRGDSIAAVVNEQTKCLKLPNLNFETHHSASDLLNDTFNSQVKTFEPCDAEYTDYTPCEEQKRAMTFPRDHMIYRERHCPPENEKLYCLIPAPKGYVAPFPWPKSRDYVSYANVPHKSLTVEKAIQNWVHYEGNVFRFPGGGTQFPQGADKYIEQLASVIPITKGKVRTALDTGCGVASLGAYLLKKNVLTMSFAPKDNHEAQVQFALERGVPAYIGVLGSMKLSFPSRVFDMAHCSRCLIPWSGSNGMYMMEVDRVLRPGGYWVLSGPPIGWKIHYKGWQRTKDDLQSEQRKIEQFAELLCWKKISEKDGIAIWRKTLNGKSCPRKQDNSKVAKCELTSESDVWYKKMEACITPLPEVKSVSEVAGGELEPFPQRLNAVPPRIARGFVPGFSVQTYQEDNKLWQKHVNAYKKTNDLLDTGRYFYFRCNL comes from the exons ATGGCTCGGAGTTTAACCGAGAACAAGACCAGAACCGCGTCTATTGTACTTGTGGTATTTGGGCTCTGTTCCTTCTTCTACCTCCTTGGTGTATGGCAAAGAAGTGGCTTTGGGAGAGGGGACAGCATAGCGGCTGTGGTGAATGAGCAGACCAAATGTCTGAAACTGCCAAATCTGAATTTCGAGACCCACCATAGTGCATCGGATCTTCTGAACGACACTTTCAATTCTCAAGTCAAAACTTTTGAGCCATGTGATGCAGAGTACACCGATTACACTCCTTGCGAGGAGCAAAAGCGTGCAATGACCTTCCCTAGGGATCACATGATATATCGGGAGAGGCATTGCCCACCTGAAAACGAGAAGCTGTACTGTCTGATTCCAGCACCAAAGGGTTATGTTGCTCCTTTTCCGTGGCCAAAGAGCCGCGATTATGTTTCTTATGCCAATGTGCCACACAAGAGTCTTACGGTTGAAAAGGCCATCCAAAACTGGGTGCACTACGAGGGCAACGTTTTCAGGTTTCCTGGTGGTGGAACGCAGTTTCCTCAGGGTGCAGACAAGTATATAGAACAGCTTGCTTCTGTTATCCCAATTACCAAGGGGAAAGTGAGAACTGCACTCGACACTGGTTGTGGG GTTGCCAGTTTAGGTGCTTACCTGttgaagaaaaatgttttgaCTATGTCATTCGCTCCAAAAGATAATCATGAGGCACAAGTACAGTTTGCACTGGAGAGAGGCGTACCTGCATATATCGGTGTCCTTGGATCAATGAAGCTCTCATTTCCATCCCGAGTCTTTGACATGGCACATTGCTCGAGATGTTTAATTCCATGGAGCGGAAGTA ACGGTATGTACATGATGGAAGTTGATAGGGTACTTAGGCCGGGTGGGTATTGGGTACTATCAGGCCCACCCATTGGTTGGAAGATTCACTACAAGGGATGGCAACGGACCAAAGACGATCTCCAGAGTGAGCAGAGAAAAATAGAACAATTCGCAGAACTTCTTTGCTGGAAGAAGATATCTGAGAAGGATGGTATTGCTATATGGAGAAAGACATTAAATGGCAAATCTTGCCCGAGGAAACAAGATAATTCAAAAGTTGCCAAGTGTGAGTTGACAAGCGAAAGTGATGTATG GTATAAGAAAATGGAAGCCTGTATAACTCCGCTTCCTGAGGTTAAAAGCGTGTCAGAGGTTGCTGGTGGTGAACTAGAGCCATTTCCCCAGAGGCTCAATGCAGTACCACCTCGGATAGCCCGTGGTTTTGTACCTGGGTTCTCAGTTCAAACATATCAGGAGGACAATAAACTCTGGCAGAAACATGTTAATGCTTACAAGAAAACCAATGACTTGCTTGATACTGGAAG ATACTTCTACTTTAGGTGTAATCTATGA
- the LOC125543794 gene encoding probable methyltransferase PMT2: MTFPRDHMIYRERHCPPENEKLYCLIPAPKGYVAPFPWPKSRDYVSYANVPHKSLTVEKAIQNWVHYEGNVFRFPGGGTQFPQGADKYIEQLASVIPITKGKVRTALDTGCGVASLGAYLLKKNVLTMSFAPKDNHEAQVQFALERGVPAYIGVLGSMKLSFPSRVFDMAHCSRCLIPWSGSNGMYMMEVDRVLRPGGYWVLSGPPIGWKIHYKGWQRTKDDLQSEQRKIEQFAELLCWKKISEKDGIAIWRKTLNGKSCPRKQDNSKVAKCELTSESDVWYKKMEACITPLPEVKSVSEVAGGELEPFPQRLNAVPPRIARGFVPGFSVQTYQEDNKLWQKHVNAYKKTNDLLDTGRYFYFRCNL; the protein is encoded by the exons ATGACCTTCCCTAGGGATCACATGATATATCGGGAGAGGCATTGCCCACCTGAAAACGAGAAGCTGTACTGTCTGATTCCAGCACCAAAGGGTTATGTTGCTCCTTTTCCGTGGCCAAAGAGCCGCGATTATGTTTCTTATGCCAATGTGCCACACAAGAGTCTTACGGTTGAAAAGGCCATCCAAAACTGGGTGCACTACGAGGGCAACGTTTTCAGGTTTCCTGGTGGTGGAACGCAGTTTCCTCAGGGTGCAGACAAGTATATAGAACAGCTTGCTTCTGTTATCCCAATTACCAAGGGGAAAGTGAGAACTGCACTCGACACTGGTTGTGGG GTTGCCAGTTTAGGTGCTTACCTGttgaagaaaaatgttttgaCTATGTCATTCGCTCCAAAAGATAATCATGAGGCACAAGTACAGTTTGCACTGGAGAGAGGCGTACCTGCATATATCGGTGTCCTTGGATCAATGAAGCTCTCATTTCCATCCCGAGTCTTTGACATGGCACATTGCTCGAGATGTTTAATTCCATGGAGCGGAAGTA ACGGTATGTACATGATGGAAGTTGATAGGGTACTTAGGCCGGGTGGGTATTGGGTACTATCAGGCCCACCCATTGGTTGGAAGATTCACTACAAGGGATGGCAACGGACCAAAGACGATCTCCAGAGTGAGCAGAGAAAAATAGAACAATTCGCAGAACTTCTTTGCTGGAAGAAGATATCTGAGAAGGATGGTATTGCTATATGGAGAAAGACATTAAATGGCAAATCTTGCCCGAGGAAACAAGATAATTCAAAAGTTGCCAAGTGTGAGTTGACAAGCGAAAGTGATGTATG GTATAAGAAAATGGAAGCCTGTATAACTCCGCTTCCTGAGGTTAAAAGCGTGTCAGAGGTTGCTGGTGGTGAACTAGAGCCATTTCCCCAGAGGCTCAATGCAGTACCACCTCGGATAGCCCGTGGTTTTGTACCTGGGTTCTCAGTTCAAACATATCAGGAGGACAATAAACTCTGGCAGAAACATGTTAATGCTTACAAGAAAACCAATGACTTGCTTGATACTGGAAG ATACTTCTACTTTAGGTGTAATCTATGA